One window from the genome of Pedobacter schmidteae encodes:
- a CDS encoding helix-turn-helix domain-containing protein: MLNSETANPAELAARFVNYTAKHIFLTGKAGTGKTTFLRRLINLTHKKAVIAAPTGIAAINANGVTIHSLFQLPFGAYLPKQPAADGDHYNQQYNTPKSIVRHLNMTAAKRKVLTDMELLIIDEVSMLRADLLDAIDMVLRYVRRNNSASFGGVQVLFIGDLHQLPPVVKSNEWTMLAQFYKSAYFFDAHALYHEPPIYIELEKIYRQADDVFIHLLNNLRNNQVTAQDVALLEKYYKADFKPSLEDKYITLTTHNNKADTLNKQSLEELKAPSYLYRAKVEDEFSEYAYPAESILELKVGAQVMFIKNDPTGEQRFFNGKIATVTELRTDLIEVQTEGNNEKIVVEKYKWENIRYTTDKVSGEIKEELIGTFTQYPLKLAWAITVHKSQGLTFDKAIIDIGNAFAPGQIYVALSRLRSLEGLILTSQISGSGIRQDQNVTFFSKNKQEPAVLESKIQLESEYFLRSYLLQCFDLTPLDNYVYEHVHSYTKDINKSAKQKHVKWAAQLLKELSEVKTNANKFLGQIKRLYEDKSEEGLKTLLERATAAENYFVPLLSASSKNIFERMELVKQDKQVVAFLTELLEMESLFYEQVKKIRKATALLNATIKGEEFTKQDVSGLLSQAERAAQMEKVFAMPGKLDFTEKKGKATKTGTSRTKAPKKEKEPKADTKELSLEMLKEGKTIAEIAEARKMVVGTIEGHLAHYVAKQEISAKDIIGAKKLDKILEAIKDLKTLQMNPIRERLGRDYSFGEIKIGLAAHLAERD; encoded by the coding sequence ATGCTGAATTCAGAAACTGCTAATCCTGCTGAGCTGGCCGCCAGATTTGTAAATTATACGGCCAAACATATTTTCCTGACTGGTAAAGCGGGGACAGGTAAAACCACTTTTCTGAGACGTTTAATAAACCTGACCCATAAAAAGGCTGTAATTGCCGCACCCACGGGTATTGCCGCCATCAATGCAAATGGGGTAACCATACATTCGTTGTTTCAGTTGCCTTTTGGTGCTTATTTGCCCAAACAACCCGCTGCGGATGGTGATCATTACAATCAACAATATAATACACCCAAATCTATAGTCCGCCATTTGAACATGACGGCTGCTAAGCGAAAGGTGCTAACGGATATGGAACTGTTGATTATAGACGAAGTGAGTATGCTGCGTGCCGACCTCCTGGATGCCATAGATATGGTATTGCGTTATGTTCGGCGAAACAATAGCGCTAGTTTTGGTGGTGTGCAGGTATTGTTTATCGGCGATTTGCATCAGCTGCCGCCGGTTGTAAAATCAAATGAATGGACCATGCTGGCGCAGTTCTATAAAAGTGCTTATTTCTTTGATGCCCACGCACTCTATCACGAGCCTCCCATTTACATTGAACTGGAAAAAATATATCGTCAGGCCGATGATGTGTTCATCCACCTGCTCAATAATTTAAGGAACAATCAAGTCACGGCCCAGGATGTCGCCTTGCTGGAAAAGTACTATAAAGCCGATTTTAAACCTTCGCTGGAGGATAAATACATTACCCTTACCACACATAACAATAAAGCCGATACCCTAAATAAGCAAAGTCTGGAGGAGCTGAAGGCGCCATCTTACCTGTACCGCGCAAAGGTGGAAGATGAATTTAGTGAATACGCCTACCCTGCCGAAAGTATCCTTGAGCTTAAAGTGGGGGCACAGGTGATGTTCATAAAAAACGATCCTACCGGCGAACAGCGATTTTTTAATGGAAAGATTGCAACGGTCACCGAACTCAGGACGGACCTGATTGAAGTGCAAACCGAAGGGAACAATGAAAAAATTGTAGTCGAAAAGTACAAATGGGAAAACATCCGGTATACCACCGATAAGGTGAGCGGCGAAATAAAGGAAGAGCTGATAGGAACCTTTACACAATATCCGCTTAAACTGGCCTGGGCCATTACTGTTCATAAAAGCCAGGGTTTGACCTTTGATAAAGCCATTATTGACATTGGCAATGCCTTTGCACCGGGGCAAATATATGTGGCCTTGTCGCGGTTAAGATCATTAGAAGGCCTGATTCTCACCTCCCAGATTTCGGGCTCGGGTATCCGGCAGGACCAAAATGTAACCTTTTTCTCCAAAAACAAGCAGGAACCAGCTGTGCTGGAAAGTAAAATTCAGCTGGAAAGTGAGTATTTTCTGCGGTCATACCTGTTGCAGTGTTTTGACTTAACACCGCTGGATAATTATGTATACGAACATGTACATTCTTATACGAAGGACATCAACAAATCGGCCAAGCAAAAACATGTGAAATGGGCTGCGCAGCTGTTGAAAGAATTGAGCGAGGTTAAAACAAATGCAAATAAATTTCTGGGCCAGATTAAAAGGTTGTATGAAGATAAGTCGGAAGAAGGTCTCAAAACCTTACTGGAAAGGGCTACGGCTGCCGAGAATTATTTTGTGCCACTGCTTTCGGCCTCCTCTAAAAATATTTTTGAACGCATGGAGCTGGTAAAGCAGGATAAACAGGTGGTGGCCTTTTTAACTGAATTGCTGGAAATGGAGTCGTTGTTTTATGAGCAGGTAAAAAAAATCAGGAAAGCAACCGCTTTACTGAACGCAACTATAAAAGGTGAGGAGTTTACCAAGCAGGATGTAAGCGGATTGTTGAGTCAGGCCGAAAGGGCCGCTCAAATGGAAAAGGTTTTTGCTATGCCCGGCAAACTCGATTTTACAGAGAAAAAAGGTAAAGCGACTAAAACAGGGACGAGTAGGACTAAAGCTCCAAAAAAAGAAAAAGAGCCAAAGGCTGATACCAAGGAGTTGTCGCTGGAAATGTTAAAGGAAGGCAAAACCATAGCCGAGATTGCCGAAGCGCGTAAAATGGTAGTGGGTACTATAGAGGGGCATCTGGCCCATTACGTGGCCAAACAGGAAATCTCTGCAAAGGATATCATTGGGGCAAAGAAGTTGGACAAGATTCTGGAAGCCATCAAAGATTTAAAAACGCTGCAGATGAACCCCATCAGAGAGCGCCTGGGCAGAGATTATTCTTTCGGGGAAATCAAAATCGGCCTGGCTGCACACCTGGCCGAAAGGGATTAA
- a CDS encoding DUF4153 domain-containing protein produces MKLKLPSIHSLWSSFLKVILRFPLQVLVAIAATISLCFLVDAHRRSEEPLTVFIAACNLALTLLLAADLYAEANQLSKLKQWGMRIVAVLICTGLYFILKPAYYLADVYRIFLLALAFHLLVAFAPFINKGNVYGFWQYNKSLFLRFLTSVLYAGVLYAGLAIALVAIDGLFSVKIEWQTYLRLFAVVGAGFTTIFFLAGVPDRFEEGETEESYPKGLKIFTQYVLIPLMTIYLVILLVYEAKIIINWELPKGLVSTLILGYAVFGILSLLLIHPIKEKEGNGWMKLFSRFFYVMMIPLVVLLLLAVWKRVGSYGITESRYILVILAGWLTLITVYFLFSKKQNIKIIPVSLCILALLATYGPQSAFLVSRYSQISRLKRLMASENKKDIEQRSEVVEYLVDRHGLAVLQPFTKVNLDSMERKIELLDTASYSRYHIKGEKRDSAYALLHIKLEPGVAMINNKLFVPEEGEVVAVKNYDYIVQIRNYSDKEQMKINNVNFYLEKLPEGNLKLKVGTAPALDFNVPQLAKNAIALLNAGKLKQEAEGSAYPTPTSALSLKKTAPGFEINLLVTWLNIMGDTEDEKELGGSLNYNGYLLIKVK; encoded by the coding sequence ATGAAACTCAAACTTCCTTCTATTCACTCCTTATGGAGTAGTTTTTTAAAAGTTATCTTACGTTTTCCGCTACAGGTGCTTGTTGCCATCGCAGCAACTATTTCCCTGTGTTTTTTGGTCGATGCACATCGGCGTTCAGAAGAACCGCTTACTGTATTCATTGCAGCCTGCAACCTTGCTCTTACTTTGTTGCTTGCTGCCGATTTGTATGCCGAGGCCAATCAGCTGAGCAAGCTGAAGCAATGGGGCATGCGTATAGTAGCGGTGCTTATTTGTACAGGTCTTTATTTTATTTTGAAGCCCGCTTATTACCTGGCCGATGTGTATCGTATATTCTTGCTGGCCCTGGCTTTTCATTTGCTGGTTGCGTTTGCGCCTTTTATTAATAAGGGCAATGTATATGGTTTCTGGCAATACAATAAATCTCTTTTCTTAAGGTTTTTAACCTCTGTATTGTATGCAGGTGTGCTTTATGCCGGACTGGCCATCGCATTAGTGGCTATCGATGGATTGTTTAGCGTAAAAATAGAATGGCAAACTTATTTGCGCCTTTTTGCTGTGGTTGGGGCAGGTTTTACCACGATCTTCTTCCTTGCCGGAGTGCCCGATCGTTTTGAGGAAGGTGAAACGGAAGAAAGCTACCCTAAGGGACTTAAAATATTTACACAATACGTGCTCATCCCACTGATGACCATATATTTGGTTATCTTGCTGGTTTACGAAGCAAAAATTATCATCAACTGGGAGCTGCCCAAAGGCCTGGTTTCTACTTTAATTTTGGGTTATGCCGTTTTTGGGATTTTGTCATTGTTGCTCATTCATCCCATTAAAGAAAAAGAAGGTAATGGCTGGATGAAACTTTTCTCGAGATTCTTTTATGTCATGATGATTCCGCTGGTCGTATTGTTGTTATTGGCGGTCTGGAAAAGAGTAGGGAGCTATGGAATTACCGAATCCCGGTATATTTTGGTGATCCTGGCGGGCTGGTTAACGCTGATTACCGTTTACTTTCTTTTCAGCAAAAAGCAGAACATCAAAATTATTCCAGTGAGCTTATGTATACTGGCATTGCTGGCTACCTACGGTCCGCAAAGTGCATTTTTGGTATCCAGATATTCGCAGATAAGCCGCTTGAAAAGATTAATGGCTTCTGAAAATAAAAAAGACATCGAACAAAGGTCTGAGGTGGTCGAATACCTGGTCGATCGGCATGGTTTAGCCGTCCTGCAGCCTTTTACCAAAGTGAACCTGGATAGTATGGAGCGCAAAATAGAGCTGCTGGATACCGCCAGTTACTCTCGTTATCATATTAAAGGTGAAAAGAGAGATTCTGCCTATGCTTTGCTGCACATTAAATTAGAGCCAGGTGTCGCTATGATAAATAACAAACTTTTTGTGCCGGAAGAAGGAGAGGTGGTGGCTGTGAAGAATTATGATTATATAGTTCAGATTAGAAACTATTCCGATAAAGAGCAAATGAAAATTAACAATGTTAATTTTTATTTGGAAAAATTGCCGGAAGGAAATCTGAAATTGAAGGTTGGCACTGCGCCTGCTCTTGATTTTAATGTACCGCAACTAGCAAAAAATGCGATCGCACTACTCAATGCCGGTAAATTGAAGCAAGAAGCTGAAGGCAGTGCATATCCTACACCAACGTCGGCGCTTTCGTTGAAAAAGACAGCTCCGGGTTTTGAAATTAACCTGCTGGTTACCTGGCTCAATATAATGGGGGACACAGAAGACGAAAAAGAGCTAGGTGGCTCCTTAAATTACAATGGTTACCTGCTGATTAAGGTAAAGTAG
- a CDS encoding TonB-dependent receptor has product MKLTYLTLLMVFSAVFSFAQHPYSIKGSVTDTMATYKLVNTTITLLNQKDSTLVKYTRANAEGGFTLNNLSPGKFILLVTYPGYADYADNFVLDSLSPAKDFGPINLILKSTLLEGVIIKGKAAAITIKGDTTEFNAGSYNIQPNSKVEDLLKQLPGIQIDKDGKITAQGQKVNKVLVDGEEFFGDDPTLVTKNLRGDMVDKVQLYDKKSDQATFTGIDDGEKSKTINIMLKEDKKNGYFGKVEAGAGTDRFYEGQATVNVFKGKEKYAAYGSMGNTGSSIGNNVSFENIDFTENGGMVMAMGSRDDLADGGGAGGIPVNKNGGLHYENKWKDKYGINSNYKIGSVHTKGESTELSIKTLPDRVTTSNSDQQSDNFSFNQKLDGTFTMQLDSSSTLKVAVGGSLRSKNSTDKYNTSTQAEDGSYLNKGTRTTSSDGDDKGFNATAFWTKKLRKKGRTISVNLKQSFNQANSSGFLNSTNDFFKPDSTAKVDQYKTNNTFKSALDLNATYTEPLSKTLSVILNYGLGVDNSSSDKKSFNKDAEGNYKILDREFSNNFDLDQLSNNGGLNFNYKKGKSVVNFGTMVTAVRFKQLDEYEGSTLKRSFINWSPRVSYSYNFSRSSFLRADYNGSTTQPSMEQIQPYRANTDPLYVISGNPNLKPAFSNTISVSYNSYKVFSGQNLWVNGSFGFTSNAITNSTFTDDKGVTTVQSINMSHKTPLNFQVMAAMGRKVKGVHLNLNASASGNYNYSISNNLLSTSKSFNYLLGPGINQHEDKYSFYISLSPGYNASNSSVRGIITNSDSWVANGNFDFMLRLPGKLELSTDGNYQYAGKSQSINQSLNRLIWNAAIRKKFLKSQNLSASLTGRDLLNQNSGFDRSAIDNTITQKTNTTIRRYFMLSLSWDFNKMGGL; this is encoded by the coding sequence ATGAAACTGACTTATTTGACGCTTTTAATGGTATTTAGTGCCGTGTTTTCATTTGCGCAGCATCCCTACTCCATTAAAGGATCTGTAACTGATACCATGGCTACCTATAAACTGGTGAACACCACCATTACTTTGCTAAATCAAAAAGACTCTACACTTGTAAAATATACCAGGGCCAATGCAGAAGGTGGCTTTACCCTTAACAACTTAAGTCCGGGAAAATTTATTTTATTGGTTACTTATCCAGGATACGCCGATTATGCAGATAATTTTGTGCTCGACAGCCTTAGCCCGGCTAAAGACTTTGGCCCTATTAACCTCATTCTGAAGTCAACCTTACTGGAAGGCGTAATTATTAAGGGAAAAGCAGCTGCCATTACCATTAAGGGCGATACTACAGAATTTAATGCGGGGAGTTACAATATTCAGCCTAATTCGAAGGTTGAAGATCTGCTGAAACAGCTTCCGGGGATACAAATAGACAAGGATGGAAAAATTACCGCGCAGGGCCAGAAAGTAAATAAGGTACTGGTGGATGGTGAAGAGTTTTTTGGCGATGACCCAACGCTGGTGACCAAAAACCTGCGGGGAGATATGGTGGATAAGGTACAGCTGTACGACAAAAAAAGTGACCAGGCCACTTTTACAGGGATAGATGATGGCGAAAAATCAAAAACCATCAACATTATGCTGAAGGAGGACAAGAAGAATGGATATTTTGGAAAAGTGGAGGCAGGGGCAGGCACCGATCGTTTTTATGAAGGCCAGGCCACGGTAAATGTTTTTAAAGGCAAGGAGAAGTATGCTGCCTATGGTTCGATGGGAAATACTGGCTCTTCGATAGGTAACAATGTCTCGTTCGAAAATATTGACTTTACAGAAAACGGGGGAATGGTAATGGCTATGGGGAGTAGAGACGACCTTGCGGATGGCGGCGGAGCAGGAGGAATTCCGGTAAACAAAAACGGGGGCCTGCACTACGAGAATAAATGGAAGGACAAGTATGGCATCAACAGCAATTACAAAATAGGATCGGTACATACCAAAGGAGAAAGCACCGAGCTGAGTATTAAAACCCTGCCTGACAGGGTCACCACCAGCAATTCTGACCAGCAATCTGACAATTTTTCATTTAATCAAAAACTGGATGGAACTTTTACCATGCAGCTGGACTCCAGCTCTACCCTGAAGGTAGCCGTTGGCGGGTCTTTGAGAAGCAAAAATTCGACGGACAAATACAATACTTCAACCCAGGCGGAAGATGGAAGTTATTTAAATAAAGGGACCAGGACAACTAGCAGCGATGGAGACGACAAAGGTTTTAATGCGACTGCTTTCTGGACAAAAAAACTTAGAAAAAAAGGACGAACCATTTCGGTAAATTTAAAGCAGTCGTTTAACCAGGCAAACAGTTCAGGTTTTCTGAACTCGACGAATGATTTTTTTAAGCCAGACAGTACTGCGAAGGTGGACCAGTATAAAACAAATAACACCTTCAAATCGGCATTGGATTTGAATGCCACCTATACAGAGCCCCTATCAAAAACACTTTCAGTTATACTTAATTATGGCCTGGGTGTAGACAACAGCAGCTCGGACAAAAAGTCATTTAATAAAGATGCCGAGGGCAATTATAAGATACTTGATCGCGAATTTAGCAACAATTTTGACCTTGATCAGCTGAGTAATAATGGAGGTTTGAATTTTAACTACAAAAAGGGGAAATCTGTTGTAAATTTTGGCACCATGGTTACCGCCGTAAGGTTTAAACAACTGGATGAATACGAGGGCAGCACCTTAAAAAGAAGCTTCATCAACTGGAGCCCCCGCGTTAGCTACAGCTACAATTTTTCCAGAAGCTCATTTTTAAGGGCCGATTACAATGGCAGTACCACACAGCCCAGCATGGAACAGATTCAACCTTACAGGGCCAATACCGACCCTCTATACGTCATTTCAGGTAACCCGAATTTAAAACCAGCATTCAGCAATACCATTAGCGTTTCCTACAATTCGTATAAAGTTTTTAGCGGGCAAAATCTGTGGGTTAACGGCTCGTTTGGCTTTACTTCCAATGCCATTACCAACAGTACATTTACCGACGACAAGGGTGTAACCACAGTTCAAAGTATAAATATGAGCCATAAAACACCTTTAAACTTTCAAGTGATGGCAGCAATGGGGAGAAAAGTTAAAGGCGTGCACCTGAATTTGAATGCCAGCGCAAGTGGCAACTACAACTATAGCATATCCAACAATTTATTAAGCACATCCAAATCATTCAATTATTTATTAGGTCCGGGCATCAACCAGCATGAGGATAAATATAGTTTTTATATTTCTTTAAGTCCGGGGTATAATGCTTCCAACAGTTCTGTGCGAGGTATCATAACCAATAGCGACAGCTGGGTAGCAAACGGAAACTTCGACTTTATGCTGCGTTTACCCGGAAAATTAGAGTTGAGTACAGATGGCAATTATCAATATGCGGGTAAAAGTCAGTCCATCAACCAATCGCTGAACCGTCTGATCTGGAATGCTGCAATCAGGAAAAAATTCCTGAAATCGCAAAATTTGAGTGCCTCGCTGACAGGGAGAGACCTGCTGAACCAAAATTCCGGTTTCGACAGGTCGGCTATTGACAATACCATTACACAAAAGACAAATACCACTATCCGACGTTATTTTATGTTGTCCCTTTCCTGGGACTTCAATAAGATGGGCGGTTTATAA
- a CDS encoding GLPGLI family protein, whose translation MKHRLILLAAFIFNCYTLFAQNVRFTSSGIIEFEKTINKHAAFKKALEGSDGMLDNLFDSYKKSTPQFKVVKSTLKFSAGKTLFTPVAAETDGSMMSFDGMGPDQPNIVYTNLDAHTFTTEKIVFDETFLLKDNTRKINWKLTSEMRTIAGYECRRANAIIMDSVYVVAFYTDKIPVSGGPESFTGLPGMILGIAMPHDNVTWFAKTVTDRPIPESEIKPPVKGKPTDHKGLLETINKLLGKWGGNGNRLIKPLLL comes from the coding sequence ATGAAACATAGGCTCATTTTACTAGCAGCATTCATTTTCAATTGCTATACTTTATTTGCTCAAAATGTTAGATTTACGAGTTCAGGAATCATTGAGTTTGAAAAGACCATTAACAAGCACGCAGCATTTAAGAAGGCCCTGGAAGGGTCGGACGGCATGTTAGACAATCTGTTTGACAGTTATAAAAAATCTACTCCGCAATTTAAAGTGGTCAAAAGCACGCTCAAATTCTCGGCCGGCAAAACCCTTTTTACACCTGTTGCTGCAGAAACAGATGGCAGCATGATGAGTTTTGATGGTATGGGACCCGACCAACCCAATATCGTTTATACGAACCTTGATGCTCATACATTTACTACAGAAAAAATAGTGTTTGATGAAACTTTTCTGTTAAAGGACAATACGCGAAAAATCAATTGGAAGCTGACAAGCGAAATGCGGACCATTGCCGGCTACGAATGCCGCAGGGCAAATGCCATCATCATGGATTCCGTTTATGTTGTTGCATTTTACACCGATAAGATCCCTGTTTCCGGCGGTCCGGAATCCTTCACTGGTTTGCCAGGTATGATTTTGGGTATTGCCATGCCTCATGACAACGTCACCTGGTTTGCTAAAACGGTAACAGACAGACCTATACCGGAGTCGGAAATAAAACCTCCCGTAAAAGGAAAACCGACAGATCATAAAGGGCTTTTGGAAACGATCAATAAATTACTGGGTAAATGGGGCGGCAATGGAAATAGGTTGATTAAACCGCTGCTGCTTTAG
- a CDS encoding response regulator transcription factor, which translates to MKRILLVEDDPNLGLLLQDYLQLKGKFDVALCTDGEEGLRAFSKQEFDLCILDVMMPKKDGFTLGKEIRKINEHIPIIFATAKAMMEDKASAYDLGGDDYITKPFRIEELLLRINALLKRIAVKEPLDQDTTATQFQIGDYVFDYTTQLIHYSGLQQKLSTKEAELLRLLCLKKNAVLTREEALLSIWHDDNYFNGRSMDVFLSKLRKYLRDDPKVEILNVHGKGYKLLVN; encoded by the coding sequence ATGAAAAGAATTCTATTGGTCGAAGATGATCCCAACCTGGGTTTGCTTTTACAAGACTACCTTCAATTAAAAGGTAAATTTGATGTAGCATTGTGTACCGATGGAGAAGAAGGATTACGGGCATTCAGTAAACAGGAGTTTGATCTTTGCATACTGGATGTCATGATGCCAAAAAAAGATGGTTTTACCTTGGGCAAAGAGATCAGAAAAATTAACGAGCATATCCCCATTATATTTGCTACAGCTAAGGCCATGATGGAAGACAAGGCTTCGGCTTATGATTTGGGTGGAGATGACTATATCACCAAACCCTTCAGAATAGAAGAATTGTTGTTGCGGATCAATGCTTTGTTAAAACGTATTGCGGTAAAAGAACCGTTAGACCAGGACACTACCGCAACTCAGTTTCAGATTGGCGACTATGTATTTGATTACACCACACAATTGATTCATTATAGTGGCCTGCAGCAAAAACTGTCTACCAAAGAGGCAGAATTGCTGCGCCTGCTTTGCCTGAAAAAGAATGCTGTGCTTACCCGGGAGGAAGCTTTGTTGAGCATATGGCACGATGATAATTATTTCAATGGTCGCAGTATGGATGTTTTTTTAAGTAAATTGAGAAAGTACCTAAGGGATGATCCTAAGGTAGAAATCCTTAATGTACATGGTAAAGGATACAAACTGCTGGTCAACTAA
- a CDS encoding sensor histidine kinase KdpD → MKKRSLWLITGLMTIALLGVFVMQLYYIREAYNLKSQLFEQDVKQALNAAASKVQKIYAASNINKKDDELRRARERDFRGKAQQIVDFKESYKEQEAKRKLEQQRRIVADLNMRDSIVRRTFLKPELISEDVFQEISNPNHKGNSSLQVQVDFGVDAYGNVSGNVNQTVVSKGVATFSMAPGRLPDSIRYLAVNPRNLSPMTVSIERVAPEIALKFRMEDRIADQKYKQGLKDLMEDTLALEGNNLNYLEDVAKEMRQVYVPLNQRVSREVLDTLIKKELQNRNVSLTYDFWLKLANKDSILYRKASNGQGELLPENTYRTVLFSNEIFRDPGMLYLYFPNKNSLILSNMWATMASSAGLLLVLIFIFAYTIYAILKQKKISEMKTDFINNMTHEFKTPVATIMIASEALKDPEVVEDKGRISRLAGIIYDENVRLGNHIERVLSIARLEKKELKLEHSEVNIHDLIAAVVDSMSLQLQKKNAKLHLNLKAAQPVIYGDELHLSNVFYNLIDNANKYSAEDPDISIHTRSTDKALIIEIADKGIGMTKEHSKRIFDQFYRVPTGNRHDVKGFGLGLNYVQDIVEQMNGTIKVQSEKDKGTTFEISLPLNHN, encoded by the coding sequence ATGAAGAAAAGGAGCCTTTGGTTAATTACCGGCCTGATGACCATAGCTTTGCTAGGGGTGTTTGTAATGCAGCTGTATTACATCAGGGAGGCCTATAACCTAAAGTCGCAGCTTTTTGAACAAGATGTAAAGCAGGCCCTGAATGCTGCTGCAAGCAAGGTGCAAAAAATATATGCTGCCAGCAATATCAACAAAAAAGATGATGAATTGCGAAGAGCGCGCGAGCGGGATTTTAGGGGAAAAGCACAGCAGATAGTTGATTTCAAGGAAAGCTACAAAGAACAGGAGGCAAAACGTAAGCTCGAGCAGCAGCGTAGAATAGTAGCCGATCTGAATATGCGTGATAGTATTGTAAGGCGCACTTTCCTGAAACCCGAACTGATTAGCGAAGATGTATTTCAGGAGATTTCAAACCCGAACCATAAGGGGAATTCGTCCTTGCAGGTACAGGTTGATTTTGGTGTGGATGCTTATGGAAACGTAAGTGGAAATGTGAACCAGACTGTTGTTTCCAAAGGTGTGGCAACTTTTTCTATGGCGCCGGGCCGTCTTCCCGACAGCATCAGGTACCTGGCAGTAAATCCACGAAATCTGAGCCCCATGACTGTTTCTATCGAACGTGTAGCACCCGAAATTGCGCTCAAATTTAGGATGGAAGACCGGATTGCAGATCAGAAGTACAAGCAAGGGCTGAAAGACCTGATGGAAGACACACTTGCTTTGGAAGGGAATAACCTGAACTATCTGGAAGATGTGGCCAAAGAAATGCGCCAGGTATATGTGCCCCTCAACCAGCGTGTATCAAGGGAAGTACTGGATACCCTTATCAAAAAAGAACTGCAGAATAGGAACGTGAGTTTAACTTACGATTTTTGGCTAAAACTGGCCAACAAAGACTCAATACTGTACCGGAAGGCCTCGAATGGACAGGGTGAGCTATTGCCGGAAAATACCTATCGTACGGTTTTATTTAGTAATGAAATTTTTAGAGATCCCGGGATGCTTTATCTGTATTTTCCAAATAAAAATTCATTGATCCTAAGTAATATGTGGGCCACAATGGCCTCCTCAGCGGGTTTGTTGCTGGTGCTGATCTTCATCTTTGCTTATACCATTTACGCTATACTCAAGCAAAAGAAAATTTCAGAAATGAAAACCGATTTTATCAACAACATGACCCATGAATTCAAAACCCCGGTAGCTACCATTATGATAGCCAGCGAGGCATTGAAGGATCCGGAGGTGGTAGAAGATAAAGGCAGGATCAGCAGGCTTGCCGGGATTATATATGATGAAAACGTCCGCCTGGGTAACCATATTGAACGTGTATTGAGCATTGCCAGGTTGGAGAAAAAAGAACTGAAACTGGAACATAGTGAAGTAAATATCCACGATTTGATTGCAGCCGTAGTGGATAGCATGAGCCTGCAATTGCAAAAGAAAAATGCAAAGCTACATTTAAACCTGAAGGCTGCACAACCCGTTATTTATGGCGATGAACTCCACCTTTCCAATGTGTTTTATAACCTGATAGATAATGCCAATAAATACAGTGCAGAAGATCCAGACATCAGTATCCACACCAGAAGCACAGATAAAGCCCTGATCATAGAAATTGCCGATAAAGGTATAGGCATGACCAAAGAACATTCAAAACGTATATTTGATCAGTTTTATCGTGTACCTACTGGCAACCGGCATGATGTAAAAGGCTTTGGTCTGGGACTGAATTATGTTCAGGATATTGTTGAACAGATGAACGGAACCATTAAAGTGCAAAGCGAGAAAGACAAAGGCACTACATTTGAAATAAGTTTACCACTAAACCACAACTGA
- a CDS encoding membrane or secreted protein, with protein sequence MKHYDYIYKAYRRDLKTIGHQLMKAFLLLVITFGSIFTLNAQTAAVTGAWQLVEGGKTHHLFLMDGFYFHTVSQGNQFIMTRGGLYELQGNELKCSQLFNSSDSSRVGQSMNVPFAVSATQLSVHVPEGRVSFDRIDEGKAALAGVWRITGRMQENGKISPIHQTGTRQTYKLLTGTKFQWVAIDPAKKQFSGTGGGSYTFKDGKYIENIEFFSRDNSRVGASLSFDGKLEDGNWHHSGLSSKGAKIYEVWSKVTEAAPATGM encoded by the coding sequence GTGAAGCATTATGATTATATTTATAAGGCTTATCGTCGTGATTTAAAAACGATTGGCCACCAGCTTATGAAGGCTTTTTTATTGCTCGTAATCACATTTGGCAGTATTTTCACGCTAAATGCACAAACTGCAGCTGTTACCGGGGCCTGGCAGCTTGTTGAAGGCGGAAAAACCCATCATCTGTTTTTAATGGATGGATTTTATTTTCATACGGTATCACAAGGCAATCAATTCATCATGACCCGTGGAGGTTTGTATGAATTGCAAGGTAACGAATTGAAATGCAGCCAACTGTTTAACAGTTCAGACTCATCAAGAGTGGGACAAAGCATGAACGTTCCTTTTGCTGTTTCAGCAACACAGCTTTCAGTCCATGTGCCCGAAGGTCGGGTGAGCTTTGACCGAATAGACGAAGGCAAAGCAGCCCTTGCTGGCGTATGGCGTATTACCGGACGAATGCAAGAAAACGGTAAGATCAGTCCAATACACCAGACAGGTACGCGGCAAACCTATAAATTGCTTACGGGCACCAAATTTCAGTGGGTAGCCATTGATCCGGCAAAGAAACAATTTTCGGGCACCGGAGGTGGCAGCTATACGTTTAAAGATGGAAAATATATAGAAAACATTGAATTCTTTTCGAGGGACAATAGTCGTGTTGGCGCTTCATTAAGCTTTGATGGTAAGCTGGAAGATGGCAACTGGCATCATAGTGGCTTAAGCAGCAAAGGGGCAAAAATTTATGAAGTATGGAGTAAGGTGACAGAAGCAGCACCGGCAACAGGTATGTAA